Proteins from a genomic interval of Pseudomonas versuta:
- a CDS encoding class I SAM-dependent methyltransferase, whose amino-acid sequence MSSQLPTTVELEFAERYDREHAQVCSEVRPKGFVRRLALWREQRLVRRALKVAGEPGLVLDLACGAGRFWPLLAEHGNRVILAADSSQGMLDHAQTHHPVSLLARIKLFKSSVFSIDMSENAVDSIFCMQLFHHVRDSEHRLAILRELHRVSRDSLILSLCVGRSAHQCEDMQRIVVSKEEIESQFALAGFSILKHYDVLPGYALGSIYVVRKEA is encoded by the coding sequence ATGTCATCGCAGCTACCTACCACCGTTGAGCTTGAGTTCGCCGAACGCTATGACCGCGAGCATGCACAAGTGTGCAGCGAAGTGCGGCCCAAAGGCTTTGTCCGGCGGTTGGCATTGTGGCGTGAACAGCGTCTGGTTCGCCGGGCGCTCAAGGTCGCGGGCGAGCCGGGGCTGGTGCTGGATCTGGCATGCGGGGCCGGGCGTTTCTGGCCATTGCTGGCAGAGCACGGCAATCGGGTAATTCTGGCCGCCGATTCGTCCCAGGGCATGCTCGATCATGCCCAGACTCACCATCCCGTCAGTTTGCTGGCGCGTATCAAGCTGTTTAAAAGCTCGGTATTTTCCATCGACATGTCTGAAAACGCGGTGGACAGCATTTTCTGCATGCAGCTGTTTCACCATGTACGCGACAGCGAGCATCGCCTGGCCATCCTGCGCGAGTTGCATCGCGTGAGCCGTGACAGCCTGATCCTGTCGTTATGTGTGGGGCGCTCGGCGCATCAGTGCGAGGACATGCAACGGATTGTCGTGTCCAAGGAAGAAATCGAATCCCAGTTTGCCCTGGCAGGTTTCAGCATCCTCAAGCATTACGATGTGCTGCCCGGCTATGCGCTGGGCAGCATCTATGTCGTGCGTAAAGAGGCCTAG
- a CDS encoding GMC family oxidoreductase, translating into MSQVFDADVIVVGSGALGSNAAFELAKHGKSVIILEAGESIPRWKIVENFRNSSNKSNYNSPYPNEPWARHSYDEQYIENIGSFEFRPGMLKLVGGTTWHWAAACWRYLPNDMKLNTLYGVGRDWPMEYSELEPYYARAEVALGVCGSDTQDQSGHNGEAFPPRSTPYPMPPEGDTYLFQRLRARLAPAGYVFLHEPNGRATTPYDGRPACSGNNNCMPVCPIGAMYSGDVHARHAQQAGARLLTDATAYKLEKGEGGKITAVHYRSSKGDNVRLTAKYFVVAANGLETPKLLLISDVANSSDQVGRNLMDHTGQGLQFLADEPVWPGRGAVQQGGIFNRRDGAFRKERASVKHAFANNVPNMAVANRLIEQGVFGKELDERIRHDAARWVDVSTVYETLPLASNTIRPSTTRTDALGIPMMVINYQVGDYVKAAKPGVDADYADFVKVMGGTVVEDNTGWQNRDHLMGTVIMGSDAKDSVVNHECRTFDHPNLFLATTGVIPASGTINPTLTGVALSIRLADIIAREV; encoded by the coding sequence ATGAGTCAGGTCTTTGATGCTGATGTCATTGTTGTTGGGTCCGGAGCCTTGGGCAGCAACGCAGCTTTTGAATTGGCCAAACATGGCAAGTCAGTGATTATTCTGGAAGCCGGTGAGTCCATTCCCCGCTGGAAAATCGTTGAGAATTTCCGCAACTCTTCGAATAAAAGTAATTACAACTCGCCGTACCCGAATGAGCCATGGGCGCGTCATTCCTATGACGAGCAATACATAGAAAACATCGGCTCGTTCGAGTTTCGTCCGGGCATGTTGAAACTGGTCGGCGGCACCACCTGGCATTGGGCGGCAGCCTGCTGGCGCTACCTGCCAAACGACATGAAACTCAACACCCTGTACGGGGTTGGCCGCGACTGGCCGATGGAGTACAGCGAGCTGGAACCCTATTACGCCCGGGCCGAAGTGGCGCTGGGCGTATGTGGCAGTGATACCCAGGATCAAAGCGGGCATAACGGTGAAGCATTCCCGCCGCGTTCGACGCCTTACCCCATGCCGCCAGAAGGCGATACTTACCTGTTTCAGCGTCTTCGCGCACGTCTGGCCCCGGCCGGCTATGTGTTCCTGCATGAGCCCAATGGTCGCGCCACCACGCCTTATGACGGTCGCCCTGCGTGCAGCGGCAACAACAACTGCATGCCGGTGTGCCCGATTGGCGCCATGTATAGCGGTGATGTTCACGCCCGGCATGCGCAGCAAGCGGGCGCCAGGTTGCTGACCGATGCAACGGCTTACAAGCTGGAAAAAGGTGAGGGCGGCAAGATCACTGCAGTGCATTACCGCAGCTCAAAGGGCGACAACGTGCGGCTCACCGCCAAGTACTTTGTGGTCGCCGCCAACGGTCTGGAAACCCCCAAGCTGTTGTTGATTTCCGACGTGGCCAACTCCTCGGACCAGGTGGGTCGCAACCTGATGGACCACACTGGCCAGGGGCTGCAGTTTTTGGCCGATGAGCCGGTATGGCCGGGGCGCGGTGCGGTGCAGCAAGGCGGGATTTTCAACCGTCGCGATGGCGCATTCCGCAAGGAGCGGGCGTCGGTCAAACATGCCTTTGCCAACAACGTGCCGAACATGGCCGTGGCCAATCGTCTGATCGAGCAGGGCGTTTTCGGCAAGGAGCTGGACGAGCGGATCCGCCACGATGCGGCGCGCTGGGTGGATGTGTCGACGGTGTACGAAACCTTGCCGCTGGCGAGCAACACCATCCGCCCGAGTACCACCCGCACTGATGCCCTGGGCATTCCGATGATGGTGATCAATTACCAAGTGGGTGATTACGTCAAAGCTGCCAAGCCCGGAGTAGACGCCGATTACGCCGATTTCGTGAAAGTCATGGGCGGTACCGTGGTCGAGGACAACACCGGCTGGCAGAACCGCGACCACCTGATGGGCACCGTGATCATGGGCAGTGATGCCAAGGACTCGGTGGTCAACCACGAGTGCCGTACGTTCGATCATCCAAACCTGTTCCTGGCCACCACCGGGGTGATTCCGGCGTCGGGCACCATCAACCCGACATTGACCGGGGTGGCCTTGAGCATTCGCCTGGCCGACATCATTGCGCGGGAGGTCTGA
- a CDS encoding ParD-like family protein, whose translation MGIVKISDAMHENLRVASNALSRSINAQAEHWMRIGMLTELHPDLDHHQICRLLIGAELNGGLDLKQLCLRTEATAGADQ comes from the coding sequence ATGGGTATTGTAAAAATCTCGGACGCCATGCATGAGAACCTGCGGGTGGCCAGCAACGCACTGAGCCGCTCGATCAACGCGCAAGCGGAACACTGGATGCGTATCGGCATGCTGACCGAACTGCACCCCGACCTGGATCACCACCAGATCTGCCGCCTGCTGATTGGCGCCGAACTCAATGGAGGGCTTGATTTGAAACAGTTGTGCCTGCGCACTGAAGCCACTGCAGGAGCTGATCAATGA
- a CDS encoding sugar dehydrogenase complex small subunit, whose protein sequence is MISRRKLLSSGAALTGAGLLSSSWAGSVLAQGINNAATNDVELLHQLSLFLTERDALDPSLTLRVLARCTEADPLFPEKIRGLWGSIRQQGLSRVAMLSTSPVYQNPQYKDTVQKIVRAWYLGYTGTPVSMRAVDDTRLVTFTGALAYTPTLDATVIPTYSRGHTNYWVDPPSTVAND, encoded by the coding sequence GTGATATCCCGCAGAAAGTTACTGTCTTCTGGCGCTGCTTTGACCGGTGCCGGGCTTCTTTCTTCATCCTGGGCGGGTTCGGTTCTGGCACAAGGCATCAATAATGCCGCCACTAATGATGTCGAACTTTTGCACCAACTTTCCCTGTTCCTCACCGAGCGCGATGCGCTGGACCCAAGCCTCACGCTGCGCGTGCTGGCACGCTGTACCGAGGCCGATCCGCTGTTCCCGGAAAAAATCAGGGGGCTGTGGGGCAGCATCCGCCAGCAAGGTCTGAGCCGGGTCGCGATGTTGAGCACCAGCCCGGTTTATCAGAACCCGCAGTACAAGGACACGGTGCAAAAAATCGTCCGCGCCTGGTACCTGGGCTACACCGGCACCCCGGTCAGCATGCGGGCCGTGGACGACACCCGGCTGGTGACTTTCACCGGCGCGCTGGCGTATACGCCGACCCTGGATGCCACCGTGATCCCCACCTATTCGCGGGGGCATACCAACTATTGGGTGGATCCGCCGTCCACCGTCGCTAACGATTAA
- a CDS encoding cytochrome c, which yields MNPYFCGLRPLVALCSLFASLSVWAAEDNAALLRQGEYVARAADCAACHRTVEKGGPALAGGYAIDSPMGKIIASNITPSKTHGIGDYTEQQLADSLRKGVNAKGQRLYPAMPYTSYQGMSDEDIHALYVYLQQGVKPVDSAVAPTRLAFPFNIRALMFGWNLLFLDGQGFVSKKPGDAQLTRGQYLVDSLAHCGACHTPRNALMAEDPERYLSGAALGGWIAPNITPDKATGLGGWSNDEVVAFLKNGHVTNKAQAAGGMAEAVENSLRFLTDDDLHAMAGYLKTVPAIATGNHVASNPRNVTPIDMTTLETGQLDQATLADANETDGARLYNSACASCHGRDGQGTGDAFYPSLSQNSALTGLHPNNLVMAIIQGIERKGADLQVSMPALGSDLNDLQIAAIANYSLQRFGNPLLSVDEQTVASLRRGGDAPLLVVAMPYVIWGGGGLLLCMIVWGLVVHRQRKREREIRAKRIALNRRFHSR from the coding sequence ATGAATCCATATTTCTGTGGGCTACGCCCGCTGGTTGCCCTGTGCAGCCTGTTTGCTTCGCTGTCCGTGTGGGCGGCTGAAGACAATGCCGCGCTGCTCCGCCAGGGTGAATACGTGGCCCGTGCTGCCGACTGCGCTGCCTGTCACCGTACAGTGGAAAAAGGCGGCCCGGCGCTGGCCGGTGGTTATGCCATCGACTCGCCCATGGGCAAGATCATTGCCAGCAACATCACCCCGTCCAAGACCCACGGCATCGGCGATTACACCGAGCAGCAGCTGGCCGATTCCTTGCGCAAAGGGGTTAACGCCAAGGGGCAGCGGTTGTACCCGGCCATGCCCTATACCTCGTATCAGGGCATGAGCGATGAAGACATTCATGCGCTGTATGTGTACCTGCAACAGGGGGTCAAACCGGTAGACAGCGCCGTGGCGCCGACCCGACTGGCATTCCCGTTCAATATCCGGGCGTTGATGTTTGGCTGGAACCTGCTGTTTCTCGACGGCCAGGGCTTTGTTTCCAAAAAACCGGGCGATGCACAACTGACTCGCGGGCAATATCTGGTCGATAGCCTGGCCCACTGCGGTGCCTGCCACACCCCGCGTAATGCGCTGATGGCTGAAGACCCCGAGCGCTATTTGTCGGGCGCTGCACTGGGCGGCTGGATCGCGCCAAACATCACCCCGGACAAAGCCACCGGCCTGGGCGGCTGGAGCAATGACGAGGTGGTGGCGTTCCTGAAAAACGGCCACGTCACCAACAAGGCGCAAGCGGCGGGCGGCATGGCCGAAGCGGTGGAGAACAGCCTGCGGTTCTTGACCGACGATGACTTGCACGCCATGGCCGGCTACCTGAAAACCGTCCCGGCGATTGCCACCGGCAATCATGTCGCCAGCAACCCGCGCAACGTAACGCCGATCGACATGACCACCCTGGAAACCGGCCAGCTCGATCAGGCAACGCTGGCCGATGCCAATGAAACCGACGGCGCGCGACTCTACAACTCGGCTTGCGCCAGTTGTCACGGGCGTGACGGGCAGGGCACCGGCGACGCGTTTTATCCTTCCTTGAGCCAGAACAGCGCGTTGACCGGGCTGCATCCGAATAACCTGGTGATGGCAATCATTCAGGGCATAGAGCGCAAAGGCGCCGATCTGCAAGTCAGCATGCCGGCCCTGGGGAGTGACCTGAATGATCTGCAGATTGCCGCGATTGCCAATTACAGCCTGCAACGCTTCGGTAACCCGTTGCTCAGTGTTGACGAGCAGACCGTGGCCAGCCTGCGACGCGGTGGCGATGCGCCGTTGTTGGTGGTGGCGATGCCTTACGTGATCTGGGGTGGGGGCGGGTTGTTGCTGTGCATGATCGTCTGGGGGCTGGTGGTACACCGCCAGCGCAAGCGCGAGCGTGAAATCCGGGCCAAAAGGATAGCGTTGAACCGGCGTTTCCATTCGCGGTAA
- the map gene encoding type I methionyl aminopeptidase — MRANVVINSPQQIAQSKNAGKLAAEVLAMIGAHVKAGVTTDQLDQICHDYIVNVQKAIPGNVGYHGFPKTVCTSVNEVVCHGIPNAVPLKDGDIVNIDIAVVKDGWYGDTSRMYFVGEPDPQARHLVKTTYDAMCAAIRVVRPGATLGDIGHAIQSLAEKEGLSVVREYCGHGIGKVYHDEPQVLHYGYPGQGMKLKTGMIFTIEPMLNAGKRHVKTLADQWTVVTKDQSLSAQWEHMVAVTDDGFEVLSPWPDTCDEYPAI, encoded by the coding sequence ATGAGAGCCAACGTCGTCATCAACAGCCCGCAACAGATCGCCCAGTCAAAAAATGCCGGCAAGCTGGCCGCCGAAGTGCTGGCCATGATCGGCGCGCACGTGAAAGCGGGCGTGACCACCGACCAGCTGGACCAGATCTGCCACGACTACATCGTCAATGTGCAGAAGGCCATCCCCGGCAACGTCGGCTATCACGGCTTTCCGAAAACTGTCTGTACCTCGGTCAATGAAGTTGTCTGCCATGGCATCCCCAATGCCGTGCCGCTCAAGGACGGCGATATCGTTAATATCGACATCGCCGTGGTCAAGGATGGCTGGTATGGCGATACCAGCCGCATGTACTTCGTCGGCGAGCCCGATCCGCAAGCACGTCACTTGGTGAAAACCACCTACGACGCCATGTGCGCCGCAATTCGCGTGGTGCGCCCGGGCGCAACCCTGGGTGACATTGGCCATGCGATCCAGTCGCTGGCCGAAAAAGAAGGCTTAAGCGTGGTACGCGAGTACTGCGGCCATGGCATCGGCAAGGTCTACCACGATGAGCCGCAAGTCCTGCACTACGGTTATCCGGGACAGGGCATGAAGCTTAAGACCGGCATGATCTTCACCATCGAACCCATGCTCAACGCCGGTAAACGCCATGTAAAAACCCTGGCGGACCAGTGGACTGTGGTGACCAAGGACCAGTCACTGTCGGCGCAGTGGGAGCATATGGTTGCAGTGACGGATGACGGCTTCGAAGTACTCAGCCCCTGGCCTGACACCTGCGATGAGTATCCCGCCATCTGA
- a CDS encoding response regulator transcription factor, with product MASMLNPIRLMLLDDHALILQGISLLLTPHKDMHIVGCFTRSRQLLEALRAKSVDLVVMDYSLSPGEVDGLNLIRGLRLRYPDTRLLVVSAMHTPATVALAMRCGASGFLGKDMSTDEIVVAIRKVAAGQVYLHPAMAIELKHNEVSTRSAVEISADSWSDQGELTGLSTLSIREREVLRCCLEGLSVTKIAEKFSRSIKTISTQKQSAYKKLGITSDNELFKIRSQFEHG from the coding sequence ATGGCATCCATGTTGAACCCGATTCGTTTGATGCTGCTTGATGATCATGCGCTGATCCTGCAAGGCATATCTCTGTTACTCACCCCTCATAAAGATATGCACATTGTCGGCTGCTTCACCCGCAGCCGTCAGTTGCTCGAAGCCTTGCGCGCCAAGAGTGTGGACCTGGTTGTGATGGACTACTCCCTGAGCCCCGGCGAAGTTGACGGCCTGAACCTGATTCGGGGTCTGCGGCTCAGATATCCCGATACGCGACTGCTGGTGGTTTCGGCCATGCATACACCGGCGACCGTTGCCCTGGCGATGCGTTGTGGTGCGAGTGGCTTTCTGGGCAAGGATATGAGCACCGATGAAATTGTCGTCGCCATCAGAAAAGTCGCAGCCGGCCAGGTTTATTTGCACCCTGCGATGGCAATCGAACTCAAACACAACGAGGTTTCGACCCGCAGCGCCGTGGAAATATCGGCCGACAGTTGGTCTGACCAGGGTGAGCTGACCGGCTTGAGCACACTCTCCATACGCGAGCGAGAAGTGCTGCGCTGTTGTCTGGAGGGTTTGTCGGTGACCAAAATTGCAGAGAAATTCTCTCGCAGCATCAAAACCATCAGCACGCAGAAGCAATCCGCCTATAAAAAACTTGGCATCACCAGCGACAACGAATTGTTCAAGATCCGTTCGCAGTTCGAGCACGGCTGA
- a CDS encoding low temperature requirement protein A, with amino-acid sequence MTRSLSLLRGRGSHDSGKVGMVELFFDLVFVFAVTQLSHSLLANLTALGAVHVGLLLVAVWWVWIFTSWVTNWLDPERIPIRIGLFVLMVAGLLLSVSIPHAFTDRGLLFAGAFVFMQVARSAFAMWLVRTESPSLARNFQRILIWMLLSGVFWIAGGVLEGNLRLACWALALAIELVSPSLFFWVPGLGASTLDDWNVEGNHMAERCGLFVIIALGESLLVTGATFAQLSWSIAGLAAFVVAVLGSIAMWWIYFDSGAERAHERIAHASDPGRHARLAYTYIHVLMIAGVIVSAVADELVLMHPGHATNGAVITIMAGPFLFLLGCALFKWVMSDRPLPPFSHLGGMGLLLMLLPAALAQVFSALILGALTTLILIIVAGWEAVSLSRGPLPNV; translated from the coding sequence ATGACCCGCTCCCTTTCCTTGCTGCGCGGCCGAGGCAGTCATGACAGTGGCAAGGTCGGTATGGTCGAGCTGTTTTTCGACCTGGTCTTCGTGTTTGCCGTGACCCAGCTGTCCCATTCACTGCTGGCCAATTTAACGGCGTTGGGTGCCGTGCATGTGGGCTTGCTGCTGGTTGCCGTATGGTGGGTGTGGATCTTTACTTCGTGGGTGACCAACTGGCTCGACCCCGAGCGCATCCCGATTCGTATTGGCCTGTTTGTACTGATGGTGGCCGGGTTACTGCTGTCGGTGTCGATCCCTCACGCTTTCACGGATCGCGGGCTGCTGTTTGCGGGGGCCTTTGTGTTCATGCAGGTCGCACGTTCGGCGTTCGCCATGTGGCTGGTGCGCACCGAGTCGCCCAGCCTGGCGCGAAACTTTCAGCGCATCTTGATCTGGATGCTGTTGTCGGGGGTGTTCTGGATTGCGGGGGGAGTGCTCGAAGGCAATCTGCGCCTGGCTTGCTGGGCCCTGGCGCTGGCAATCGAACTGGTGTCGCCTTCATTGTTCTTTTGGGTGCCGGGGCTGGGGGCCTCGACCCTGGACGACTGGAACGTTGAAGGTAATCACATGGCCGAGCGATGCGGGCTGTTTGTGATTATTGCCCTCGGCGAGTCCTTGCTGGTGACGGGGGCCACCTTTGCCCAGCTGAGCTGGAGCATTGCAGGTCTTGCAGCCTTTGTGGTGGCGGTGCTGGGCAGCATTGCCATGTGGTGGATCTACTTCGACAGCGGCGCCGAGCGGGCCCATGAGCGCATTGCCCACGCCAGTGATCCCGGGCGCCATGCGCGTCTGGCCTACACCTACATTCATGTGTTGATGATTGCCGGGGTGATCGTCAGCGCGGTGGCCGACGAGTTGGTGTTGATGCACCCGGGGCACGCAACGAATGGTGCAGTGATCACCATAATGGCCGGGCCTTTCCTGTTTTTGCTGGGATGTGCGCTGTTTAAATGGGTGATGTCGGACCGACCGCTACCACCGTTTTCCCATCTTGGCGGTATGGGGCTGTTGTTGATGCTGCTGCCGGCGGCATTGGCGCAGGTCTTTTCAGCGTTGATTCTGGGGGCACTGACCACCCTGATTTTGATCATCGTCGCGGGGTGGGAGGCGGTGTCCTTGAGTCGCGGTCCGCTACCCAATGTTTAG
- the poxB gene encoding ubiquinone-dependent pyruvate dehydrogenase: MARTVADFITQALQQAGVKRVFGVVGDSLNAFTDSLRRQEQIQWIHMRNEESAAFAAGAEAHLTGELAVCAGSCGPGNLHLINGLFDAHRSGVPVLALAAHIPGSEIGIDYFQATHPESLFKECSHYVELVSRAEQLPQVLERAMRMAIAKRGVAVVVIPGDVALQTTEAKVPNWLTPSLPMVRPHDTDIERLASFLNDGKKITLLCGAGCAGAHPEILALAERLNAPIVHALRGKEHVEYDNPYDVGMTGLIGFASGYKAMMSCDTLLMLGTNFPYRQFYPEHGYIAQIDLRSEALGNRCPLELGLIGDVKLTLQAVLPKVQQNPERQHLDIALKDYKKAREDLDALAESGPDSSIIHPQYLNRLVNELADEDAIFTCDVGTPTAWAARYLKMNGKRRLVGSFNHGSMANAMLQAIGAQAAFPDRQVISMSGDGGFTMMMGDFLTLNQVGLPIKVIVLNNGTLGFVEMEMKAAGFPDVGCELKNPNFAAMAEAMGVKGIRVEHPHELEAALREALSHDGPVLVDVVSARQELVMPPSKTFEQAKGFSLFMLKTVMDGRARELIDLAKVNLTR, from the coding sequence ATGGCCAGAACGGTTGCCGATTTCATCACCCAAGCCCTGCAGCAAGCCGGCGTCAAACGTGTGTTCGGGGTGGTGGGGGATTCCTTGAATGCTTTCACTGACTCACTGCGGCGCCAGGAACAGATCCAGTGGATCCACATGCGCAACGAAGAGTCCGCAGCCTTTGCCGCCGGTGCCGAAGCGCATTTGACCGGCGAGCTGGCAGTCTGTGCCGGCAGTTGCGGCCCGGGCAATCTGCATTTGATCAATGGCCTGTTCGACGCCCATCGCAGCGGCGTGCCGGTGCTGGCACTGGCCGCGCATATTCCTGGCAGCGAGATCGGTATTGATTACTTTCAGGCCACCCACCCGGAAAGCCTGTTCAAGGAATGCAGTCATTACGTCGAACTGGTCTCGCGGGCCGAGCAGTTGCCGCAAGTGCTCGAACGCGCCATGCGCATGGCCATCGCCAAACGCGGGGTGGCGGTCGTGGTGATTCCGGGAGACGTGGCGCTGCAAACCACCGAGGCCAAAGTGCCCAACTGGCTCACACCCAGCCTGCCCATGGTTCGTCCGCACGATACCGACATCGAGCGCCTGGCCTCATTTCTCAATGACGGCAAAAAAATCACCTTGCTCTGCGGCGCAGGCTGCGCCGGTGCCCACCCGGAAATTCTGGCCCTGGCCGAGCGCCTGAACGCCCCGATCGTGCACGCACTGCGCGGCAAGGAACATGTCGAGTACGACAACCCGTATGACGTCGGCATGACCGGGCTGATCGGTTTTGCATCGGGTTACAAGGCCATGATGAGCTGTGACACCCTGCTGATGCTGGGTACCAATTTCCCGTATCGCCAGTTTTATCCGGAGCACGGCTATATCGCGCAAATCGACCTGCGCTCCGAAGCACTGGGCAATCGCTGCCCGCTGGAGCTGGGGCTGATCGGGGATGTGAAACTGACGTTGCAGGCGGTGCTGCCAAAAGTGCAGCAAAACCCTGAGCGCCAGCACCTGGATATCGCACTCAAGGACTACAAAAAAGCCCGCGAAGACCTCGATGCCCTGGCCGAAAGCGGCCCTGACAGCTCAATCATCCACCCGCAGTACCTCAACCGCCTGGTCAACGAACTGGCGGATGAAGACGCGATCTTCACCTGTGATGTGGGTACGCCCACAGCCTGGGCTGCGCGGTACTTGAAAATGAACGGCAAGCGCAGACTGGTCGGCTCGTTCAACCACGGTTCAATGGCCAATGCGATGCTGCAGGCCATCGGCGCGCAAGCGGCCTTCCCTGACCGGCAGGTGATCTCCATGTCTGGCGATGGTGGTTTCACCATGATGATGGGCGATTTTCTGACCCTGAATCAGGTCGGTTTACCGATCAAAGTCATAGTGCTGAACAACGGCACCCTGGGCTTTGTAGAGATGGAAATGAAAGCGGCGGGTTTCCCGGATGTGGGCTGCGAACTGAAAAACCCGAACTTTGCTGCCATGGCCGAAGCGATGGGGGTCAAAGGGATCCGTGTCGAGCATCCGCACGAGCTGGAAGCGGCCCTGCGTGAAGCGCTGAGCCATGACGGCCCGGTATTGGTCGACGTAGTCAGCGCCCGTCAGGAACTGGTGATGCCGCCGAGCAAAACCTTCGAACAGGCCAAGGGTTTCAGCTTGTTCATGCTCAAAACCGTGATGGATGGTCGAGCCCGGGAGCTGATTGATCTGGCCAAGGTCAATTTGACGCGCTGA
- a CDS encoding glutamine synthetase family protein, protein MSAAPAFAPLQEALDFLELNPDVEMFELFILDNNGVPRGKLLHRDELLEVYKNGRPLPSTILGLSINGDDVENTGLVWDVGDIDCRAFPISGSLQRMPWRLIPMAAVQVSMHPQSGMPATVADPRHLLSKVIDGLKADGYYPVMAAELEFYLLDQQRDSTGRPQPARDADGQRPRATQVYGLRELEQIEPFLADLYSACKLQGIPARTAISEYAPGQVEITLEHRNDALQAMDEAVRYKRLVKGVAHKHGMVACFMAKPFDDLAGTGMHMHVSLADKDGNNLFASEAPDGTPLLRQAVGGMLDTLLDSLLMFCPNANSYRRFQSNSYAPLAATWGVDNRTVSLRVPGGPAYSRHIEHRICGADANPYLAAAAILAGIHRGIREQRDPGAPVEGNGYAQATEMLPTDWLTTLRALEGSAWAKEAFGPDFLKVYLAVKNAEYRQFMGEVGEQDWRWYLQQA, encoded by the coding sequence ATGAGTGCCGCCCCTGCGTTTGCCCCGCTGCAAGAAGCCCTGGATTTTCTGGAACTGAACCCGGATGTCGAGATGTTCGAGCTGTTCATCCTCGACAATAACGGCGTGCCCCGGGGCAAGTTGTTGCACCGCGATGAGTTGCTGGAGGTTTATAAAAACGGCCGCCCGCTGCCGAGTACGATCCTGGGGCTGAGCATTAATGGCGATGACGTTGAAAATACCGGGCTGGTGTGGGACGTGGGCGATATCGACTGCCGCGCCTTCCCAATCAGTGGCAGCTTGCAGCGCATGCCGTGGCGTCTGATTCCAATGGCGGCGGTGCAAGTCAGCATGCACCCGCAGTCGGGGATGCCGGCGACAGTGGCCGATCCCCGGCACTTGTTGTCCAAGGTGATCGATGGCTTGAAGGCCGATGGCTATTACCCGGTGATGGCTGCCGAGCTGGAGTTTTATTTGCTCGACCAGCAGCGTGACAGCACCGGTCGCCCGCAACCTGCACGCGATGCTGACGGTCAGCGTCCGCGTGCCACTCAGGTATACGGGTTGCGGGAGCTGGAGCAGATCGAGCCGTTTCTGGCTGACCTGTATAGCGCCTGCAAGCTGCAAGGGATTCCGGCGCGCACGGCGATTTCCGAATACGCACCGGGGCAGGTGGAAATCACCCTCGAACACCGCAATGACGCGTTGCAGGCAATGGATGAAGCGGTGCGCTACAAGCGCTTGGTCAAAGGTGTGGCGCACAAGCACGGGATGGTGGCCTGTTTTATGGCTAAGCCGTTTGATGACCTGGCGGGCACCGGCATGCATATGCATGTGAGCCTGGCCGACAAGGACGGCAACAACCTGTTCGCCAGCGAAGCGCCGGACGGCACGCCGTTGCTCAGGCAGGCCGTGGGCGGCATGCTCGACACCTTGCTCGACTCGCTGTTGATGTTTTGCCCGAATGCCAACTCCTACCGCCGCTTTCAGAGCAACAGCTACGCACCGCTGGCCGCGACCTGGGGAGTGGACAACCGCACCGTCAGCTTGCGTGTGCCGGGCGGTCCGGCGTATTCGCGCCATATCGAGCACCGTATTTGTGGCGCTGATGCCAACCCGTACCTGGCCGCGGCGGCGATTCTGGCCGGGATCCATCGCGGAATTCGTGAGCAGCGTGATCCGGGGGCTCCGGTTGAGGGCAACGGTTATGCCCAGGCGACTGAGATGCTGCCGACCGACTGGCTGACCACATTGCGTGCGCTGGAAGGCTCGGCGTGGGCCAAAGAGGCGTTCGGGCCCGACTTTCTGAAGGTCTATCTGGCCGTCAAAAATGCCGAGTACCGTCAGTTCATGGGCGAAGTCGGCGAGCAGGACTGGCGCTGGTATTTGCAGCAGGCGTGA